The Corallococcus soli genome has a window encoding:
- a CDS encoding metallophosphoesterase, producing the protein MSFPTRFQGHFRLIVGVVVTVIQLPTVLWLCVWTRTPLPALVALGLSWPYLKRLTTPWNTPAPSRSTFVALGWWSSCLVFDLLMLPAVLAIRSGLPEAAVVALAAVVALAVGADAALARPRLRRRTVRIAGLAPALDGYRIGQLSDVHCGPQVPEARVAAWVKRFNGLDLDLMTVTGDLITQGSSHVEAIARALGGLRAKDGAFVSLGNHDYYTDAEHLVRELERHGLGVLRNRGVVAERGGARLYVAGVDDTWTSRADLTRALAARPEGVPTVLLAHDPDLFPQARARGVELTLSGHTHGGQLGVPGVRRLSLARFLTQWTAGLYREGRSWLYVNRGAGTTGPPVRLGAPAELAVITLRRE; encoded by the coding sequence ATGTCCTTTCCCACGCGCTTCCAGGGCCACTTCCGTCTCATCGTGGGCGTCGTCGTCACGGTCATCCAACTGCCCACGGTGCTCTGGCTTTGCGTCTGGACGCGCACGCCGCTCCCCGCGCTCGTCGCTCTGGGGCTCTCCTGGCCGTACCTGAAGCGGCTCACGACGCCGTGGAACACCCCCGCGCCCTCCCGGTCCACCTTCGTGGCGCTGGGATGGTGGTCCTCCTGCCTGGTGTTCGACCTGCTCATGCTCCCCGCCGTGCTGGCCATCCGGTCAGGTCTGCCGGAAGCGGCGGTGGTCGCGCTGGCGGCGGTGGTCGCGCTGGCGGTGGGGGCTGACGCGGCGCTGGCCCGGCCCAGGCTGCGCAGGCGGACGGTGCGCATCGCGGGGCTGGCGCCAGCGCTGGACGGCTACCGCATCGGGCAGCTCTCCGACGTGCACTGCGGTCCCCAGGTGCCGGAGGCGCGCGTGGCCGCCTGGGTGAAGCGCTTCAATGGGCTCGACCTGGACCTGATGACGGTGACGGGCGACCTCATCACCCAGGGCTCCTCCCACGTGGAGGCCATCGCGCGGGCGCTCGGGGGCCTGCGCGCGAAGGACGGCGCCTTCGTCAGCCTGGGCAACCACGACTACTACACGGACGCGGAGCACCTGGTCCGCGAGCTGGAGCGCCACGGCCTGGGCGTGCTGCGCAACCGGGGCGTGGTGGCGGAGCGGGGCGGGGCCCGCCTCTACGTCGCGGGCGTCGACGACACCTGGACGTCGCGCGCGGACCTGACGCGGGCGCTCGCGGCGCGGCCGGAGGGGGTTCCCACGGTGCTGCTCGCGCATGACCCCGACCTGTTTCCGCAGGCACGAGCGCGCGGCGTGGAGCTGACGCTCTCGGGGCACACCCACGGCGGGCAGCTTGGGGTTCCGGGCGTGCGCCGTCTGTCGCTGGCGCGGTTCCTCACGCAGTGGACCGCCGGGCTGTATCGGGAGGGCCGCTCCTGGCTGTACGTGAACCGGGGCGCTGGCACCACCGGCCCTCCCGTGCGGCTGGGCGCCCCCGCGGAGCTGGCCGTCATCACGCTGCGGCGGGAGTGA
- a CDS encoding PAS domain-containing sensor histidine kinase has protein sequence MILRPGQGRISGGGTAAIEEGPSHALDILEHISDAVFSFDRTWRFTYVNTRAEWLLKRPRSELIGRKVLKEFPQARGTVFEQEYQRALAKRVDVAFEAFYAPLETWVGVRAYPSKQGLLVFCRDISARKQAEQALHESEQFLRSTLDSLSTHIAILDGQGTILAVNAAWRRFARENGCPEDSGACGVGADYLGVTDAAQGAFSEEAAFVAAGIRDIITGRAESFLQEYPCHEPGGRRRWFLMRVTRFVGQGPLRLVVAHEDITGRHEAGEALWRLAREEAAREQAETARERLNAVLERITDGFAAFDRDGRFTYVNRHAEAHFGRMREALLGWRPAEVLSESRGAVMESLLLRATQAGTPVEEDQPSALADRWLRVVAYPSPEGLTVYFRDVTEQRRSELWSHFLSEVSAASASSLDWGDVSRSVAKLTVPTLADGCAIATPVGPHGEEPSTVVAAVTPYLEGALHAVFRAGSASALGRMVEEALRTEAVVHLHGPSRDAPCVQSAVAVPLMTQARPLGVLVLVSLRPDLRYEAQDLSLVQELARRAALVLENARLYRTARQAVTTRDETLGIVSHDLRAPLNTISLLCNGAERRLAHGDNGPGVTEALRKVRLVVGNMDRLIDDLLEVARVESGQPGLDLETLDVPALLGQVQGFNEPLAADKSLRLEVSLGPDLPRVCADRARVLRVFQNLVGNAIKFTPPGGRILLKAERREAQVCFCVEDTGPGIDATALPHVFDRFWQAIHAHKAGVGLGLAIVKGVVDAHGGRVWVESPPGRGAAFFFTLPALTEASGDAEGPRHP, from the coding sequence ATGATCTTGCGACCGGGCCAGGGACGGATCTCGGGTGGGGGGACGGCGGCCATCGAGGAAGGGCCCAGCCACGCCCTCGACATCCTGGAGCACATCTCGGATGCGGTCTTCTCGTTCGACCGCACCTGGCGCTTCACCTACGTCAACACGCGGGCCGAGTGGCTGCTCAAACGCCCGCGCTCGGAGCTCATCGGACGCAAGGTCTTGAAGGAGTTTCCCCAGGCGCGCGGCACCGTGTTCGAGCAGGAGTACCAGCGGGCGCTCGCGAAGCGGGTCGACGTCGCGTTCGAGGCGTTCTACGCGCCGCTCGAGACCTGGGTGGGCGTGCGGGCCTACCCCTCCAAGCAGGGGCTCCTCGTCTTCTGCCGGGACATCAGCGCGCGCAAGCAGGCCGAGCAGGCACTGCATGAGTCGGAGCAGTTCCTGCGCTCCACGCTCGACTCGCTGTCCACGCACATCGCCATCCTCGACGGGCAGGGCACCATCCTCGCCGTCAACGCCGCGTGGCGGCGCTTCGCGCGGGAGAACGGCTGCCCGGAGGACTCGGGCGCGTGCGGCGTGGGCGCGGACTACCTGGGCGTGACGGACGCCGCGCAGGGCGCGTTCTCCGAGGAGGCCGCCTTCGTCGCGGCGGGCATCCGCGACATCATCACCGGCCGCGCGGAGTCGTTCCTGCAGGAGTACCCGTGCCATGAGCCCGGGGGCAGGCGGCGCTGGTTCCTGATGCGCGTCACCCGCTTCGTCGGCCAGGGTCCGCTGCGCCTGGTGGTGGCCCACGAGGACATCACCGGGCGCCATGAAGCCGGCGAGGCCCTGTGGCGACTGGCGCGCGAGGAGGCGGCGCGCGAGCAGGCGGAGACCGCGCGCGAGCGGCTGAACGCGGTGCTCGAGCGCATCACCGACGGCTTCGCCGCGTTCGACCGGGACGGCCGGTTCACCTACGTGAACCGGCACGCGGAGGCGCACTTCGGGCGGATGCGCGAGGCCCTGCTGGGCTGGCGCCCGGCGGAGGTCCTCTCCGAGTCCCGCGGCGCGGTGATGGAGTCCCTGCTGCTCCGGGCGACGCAGGCAGGCACCCCGGTGGAGGAGGACCAGCCGTCGGCCCTGGCGGACCGGTGGCTGCGCGTCGTCGCGTACCCCTCACCCGAGGGGCTCACCGTCTACTTCCGCGACGTCACCGAGCAGCGCAGGTCCGAGCTGTGGAGCCACTTCCTCTCCGAGGTGAGCGCCGCCAGCGCGAGCTCCCTGGACTGGGGGGACGTGTCGCGCTCCGTGGCGAAGCTCACGGTGCCCACGCTCGCGGACGGCTGCGCCATCGCCACGCCGGTCGGGCCCCATGGGGAGGAGCCCTCCACCGTGGTCGCCGCGGTGACGCCCTACCTGGAGGGCGCACTGCACGCGGTGTTCCGCGCGGGATCCGCGAGCGCGCTGGGGCGGATGGTGGAGGAGGCCCTGCGCACGGAGGCGGTGGTGCACCTGCATGGGCCTTCCCGGGACGCGCCTTGCGTGCAATCCGCGGTGGCCGTGCCCCTGATGACCCAGGCGCGTCCCCTGGGCGTGCTGGTGCTGGTGTCCCTGCGTCCGGACCTGCGCTACGAAGCGCAGGACCTGTCCCTGGTGCAGGAGCTGGCGCGGCGGGCGGCGCTGGTGCTTGAGAACGCGCGGCTGTACCGCACCGCGCGGCAGGCCGTCACCACGCGCGACGAGACCCTGGGCATTGTCTCGCACGACCTGCGCGCGCCGCTGAACACCATCTCCCTGCTGTGCAATGGCGCGGAGCGGCGGCTGGCCCACGGAGACAACGGCCCTGGCGTCACGGAGGCGCTGCGCAAGGTGCGCCTCGTGGTGGGCAACATGGACCGGCTCATCGACGACCTGCTGGAGGTGGCGCGGGTGGAGTCGGGGCAGCCAGGGTTGGACCTGGAGACGCTGGACGTGCCCGCGCTGCTCGGGCAGGTGCAGGGCTTCAACGAGCCGCTGGCGGCGGACAAGTCCCTGCGGCTGGAGGTGTCGCTCGGGCCGGACCTGCCGCGGGTGTGCGCGGATCGCGCGAGGGTGCTGCGCGTCTTCCAGAACCTGGTGGGCAACGCCATCAAGTTCACGCCCCCGGGGGGCCGCATCCTCCTGAAGGCGGAGCGCCGGGAGGCACAGGTGTGCTTCTGCGTGGAGGACACGGGGCCGGGCATCGACGCGACAGCGCTGCCCCATGTGTTTGATCGCTTCTGGCAGGCGATCCACGCGCACAAGGCGGGCGTCGGGCTGGGGCTCGCCATCGTCAAGGGCGTGGTGGATGCGCACGGGGGCCGCGTCTGGGTGGAGAGCCCACCGGGGCGGGGCGCGGCGTTCTTCTTCACGCTGCCCGCGCTCACCGAAGCGTCCGGAGACGCGGAGGGTCCCCGGCACCCCTGA
- a CDS encoding TIGR02270 family protein — MRWDIYETHLDEAAFRWSQWEKALDAPDFTLEEVAELEEPVAAHVDGLVLGGGPVATRLLVPALSGEHEHIVAAALALLLAETTDGPAAVLAALSSAEPPALAALQRALELSPAACIPAALPSLLKEDAVPVRLALVLDTLGAQGLATAPLCTPFLTHPEPGVAAAALRAASRARLPLEPAVLQRSLDSSEPALREAALVAGLMEGHRGAWAACQTLASARAPGDRLPLLLLGMSGEERDTKRLLELLSDTKRQPDVLWALGFSGRVAAADACVELMRHPPVAALAGEAFSAITGLGLTEQYAVARDEEDTAHPPIEEEDLDADLTSKPEDALPLPQPQAVSEWWSEARKRMDAKQRYLSGQPFTVQALLEALLTSPMRRRHALALELALRSRGAVQVPTRAFMPQQLAALKAARAAPAASWSRPFAEALRG, encoded by the coding sequence ATGCGCTGGGACATCTACGAGACCCACCTCGACGAAGCCGCGTTCCGGTGGAGCCAGTGGGAGAAGGCGCTCGACGCACCCGACTTCACGCTGGAGGAGGTCGCGGAGCTGGAGGAGCCCGTCGCCGCGCACGTCGACGGGCTGGTGCTGGGCGGTGGGCCCGTCGCGACGCGCCTCCTGGTGCCCGCGCTGAGCGGAGAGCACGAGCACATCGTCGCGGCGGCCCTGGCGCTGCTCCTGGCCGAGACGACGGACGGCCCCGCCGCGGTGCTCGCCGCCCTGTCCTCGGCGGAGCCCCCGGCGCTCGCGGCCCTCCAGCGCGCCCTGGAGCTGTCCCCCGCCGCGTGCATTCCCGCCGCCCTGCCTTCGCTCCTGAAGGAGGACGCCGTCCCCGTACGGCTCGCCCTGGTGCTCGACACGCTGGGCGCCCAGGGGCTCGCCACGGCCCCGCTGTGCACGCCGTTCCTCACGCACCCGGAGCCTGGGGTTGCCGCCGCCGCCCTGCGCGCCGCCAGCCGCGCCCGGCTGCCGCTGGAGCCCGCGGTGCTCCAGCGCTCGCTCGACTCCAGCGAGCCCGCGCTGCGGGAGGCCGCCCTCGTCGCGGGGCTGATGGAAGGCCATCGCGGCGCCTGGGCCGCCTGTCAGACCCTGGCCAGCGCGCGCGCGCCCGGCGACCGGCTGCCCCTCCTGCTCCTGGGCATGAGCGGGGAGGAGCGGGACACGAAGCGACTGCTGGAGTTGCTCTCCGACACGAAGCGCCAGCCGGACGTGCTGTGGGCGCTCGGCTTCTCCGGCCGCGTCGCCGCCGCCGATGCCTGTGTGGAGTTGATGCGGCATCCGCCCGTCGCGGCGCTCGCGGGCGAGGCCTTCAGCGCCATCACGGGGCTGGGCCTCACGGAACAGTACGCGGTCGCACGCGACGAAGAGGACACGGCGCATCCTCCCATCGAGGAGGAGGACCTCGACGCGGACCTGACGTCGAAGCCCGAGGATGCCCTGCCCCTGCCCCAGCCCCAGGCGGTGTCGGAGTGGTGGAGCGAGGCACGCAAGCGGATGGACGCGAAGCAGCGCTACCTCTCCGGTCAGCCCTTCACCGTCCAGGCCCTGCTTGAGGCGCTCCTCACCTCGCCCATGCGGCGACGCCATGCGCTGGCCCTGGAGCTGGCGCTGCGCAGCCGGGGCGCGGTCCAGGTGCCGACCCGCGCGTTCATGCCCCAGCAGCTCGCCGCATTGAAGGCCGCCCGCGCGGCTCCGGCCGCTTCGTGGAGCCGGCCGTTCGCCGAAGCGCTCCGGGGCTGA
- a CDS encoding DUF6484 domain-containing protein: MSTPPDRKPLTPERDAPAPILGSRAGQLSGLEASGAVLVDFPGNTAGPVPARLAVVVDAQALREAVARKQKVVLLFENGDPGLPFIMGLIQEPSATPLLDALLEAPAAPEPARVPTEAHVDGKRVVIEGQDEIVLKCGEASITLRRNGKVIVKGTYLESRATGTHRIKGGSVEIN; encoded by the coding sequence ATGAGCACACCGCCTGACAGGAAGCCCCTCACCCCGGAGCGGGACGCTCCCGCGCCCATCCTTGGCAGCCGTGCGGGTCAGCTCTCCGGACTGGAGGCCTCGGGCGCCGTCCTCGTCGACTTCCCGGGCAACACCGCCGGCCCCGTGCCCGCCCGGCTCGCCGTGGTGGTGGACGCCCAGGCCCTGCGAGAGGCCGTGGCCCGGAAGCAGAAGGTCGTCCTCCTCTTCGAGAACGGCGACCCGGGGCTGCCCTTCATCATGGGGCTCATCCAGGAGCCCAGCGCCACGCCGCTGCTGGATGCGCTGCTGGAGGCCCCGGCCGCTCCCGAGCCAGCCCGGGTTCCCACCGAGGCCCATGTGGACGGCAAGCGCGTGGTCATCGAAGGGCAGGACGAGATCGTCCTCAAGTGCGGCGAGGCCAGCATCACCCTGCGGCGCAACGGCAAGGTCATCGTGAAGGGCACCTACCTGGAGTCCCGCGCCACCGGCACCCACCGCATCAAGGGCGGCTCCGTGGAGATCAACTAG